In the genome of Vibrio sp. NTOU-M3, one region contains:
- the tyrS gene encoding tyrosine--tRNA ligase: protein MASIEAALAEIKRGVDELIPEEELIAKLKEDRPLRIKLGADPTAPDIHLGHTVILNKLRAFQELGHDVTFLIGDFTGMVGDPTGKNTTRPPLTREDVLRNAETYKEQVFKILDPARTKIQFNSEWLSELGAEGMIRLAANQTVARMLERDDFKKRYSNGQPIAIHEFMYPLLQGYDSVAMETDVELGGTDQKFNLLMGRELQKANGQKPQVVLTMPLLVGLDGEKKMSKSANNYIGISEAPSEMFGKIMSISDDLMWSYYELLSFRPLEEIAQFIADVESGKNPRDIKVLLAKEIIARFHSAADADMAEQAFVNRFAKNQIPDEMPEFTFDAGLPVSNLLKEAGLCASTSEAMRMVKQGAAKIEGEKVSDAKFAPESGTYVFQVGKRKFARITIQ from the coding sequence ATGGCGAGTATTGAAGCTGCACTGGCCGAGATTAAGCGCGGTGTTGATGAATTAATTCCAGAAGAAGAGTTGATTGCTAAATTAAAAGAGGATCGCCCTCTTCGTATCAAGTTGGGCGCTGACCCAACGGCTCCTGATATCCACTTAGGTCACACAGTTATCCTAAATAAGCTTCGTGCTTTCCAAGAACTTGGCCATGATGTGACATTTCTGATCGGTGACTTTACGGGCATGGTTGGTGACCCAACTGGTAAGAATACCACTCGTCCACCATTGACTCGTGAAGATGTACTGCGTAATGCAGAAACCTACAAAGAGCAAGTGTTTAAAATCCTTGACCCTGCAAGAACAAAGATCCAATTTAACTCAGAATGGCTATCAGAACTTGGTGCCGAAGGTATGATTCGTCTGGCGGCTAACCAGACGGTTGCACGTATGCTTGAGCGTGACGACTTTAAAAAGCGTTACAGCAATGGTCAGCCAATTGCAATTCATGAGTTTATGTACCCACTCCTACAAGGTTATGACTCAGTTGCGATGGAAACTGACGTTGAGCTTGGTGGTACTGACCAGAAATTCAACCTGTTGATGGGACGTGAGCTACAAAAAGCCAATGGCCAGAAACCTCAGGTTGTGTTGACGATGCCACTTCTTGTTGGCCTTGACGGCGAGAAGAAAATGTCGAAGTCGGCGAACAACTATATTGGCATTAGCGAAGCACCAAGCGAAATGTTTGGTAAGATCATGTCAATTTCAGATGACTTAATGTGGAGCTACTATGAGCTGTTGTCTTTCCGTCCTTTGGAAGAAATTGCTCAATTTATAGCTGATGTTGAGTCTGGCAAAAACCCTCGTGATATCAAAGTCCTTTTAGCAAAAGAGATCATTGCGCGTTTTCACTCTGCTGCGGATGCTGACATGGCTGAGCAGGCATTTGTTAACCGTTTCGCTAAAAATCAAATCCCAGATGAAATGCCAGAGTTCACTTTTGATGCTGGTCTACCAGTAAGTAACTTGCTTAAAGAAGCTGGATTATGTGCATCAACATCTGAAGCGATGCGTATGGTGAAGCAAGGCGCTGCAAAAATTGAAGGTGAAAAGGTTTCTGATGCGAAGTTTGCACCGGAATCAGGTACTTACGTGTTCCAAGTCGGTAAACGTAAGTTTGCTCGGATCACGATTCAATAA
- a CDS encoding porin, producing the protein MNKTLIALAVSAAAVATGVNAAEIYNQDGNSIEMGGRAEARMSLKDGKAEDKSRVRLNFLGKAAINDSLYGVGFYEGEFTTSENGAVDSNNDLNTRYAYAGLGGNFGEVTYGKTAGALGVITDFTDIMAYHGNSAADKLAVADRTDNMVAYAGQFENLGVKASYRFADQETNANGFTDNKQDGYSLSAIYAIGDTGLQLGAGYADQNKSNEYMAAASYSIADFYIAGLFTDGEKNFDDVNLASSNFAGVQDYTGYEVAAAYTLGQTVFTTTYNSAETANDTSANNVALDATYYFKPNFRTYISYNFNLLDESDKLGTGTVGKVAAEDELALGLRYDF; encoded by the coding sequence ATGAACAAGACTCTGATTGCTCTAGCAGTTTCAGCTGCAGCAGTGGCTACTGGCGTTAACGCAGCAGAAATCTACAACCAAGATGGCAACTCTATCGAAATGGGCGGCCGTGCTGAAGCACGTATGTCTCTAAAAGACGGTAAAGCAGAAGACAAATCTCGCGTACGTCTTAACTTCCTAGGTAAAGCTGCAATCAACGATAGCCTATACGGTGTTGGTTTCTACGAAGGTGAGTTCACAACTAGCGAAAATGGCGCAGTAGACAGCAACAACGATCTAAACACTCGTTACGCTTACGCTGGTCTAGGCGGTAACTTTGGTGAAGTTACTTACGGTAAAACAGCTGGTGCTCTAGGTGTAATCACAGACTTCACTGATATCATGGCTTACCACGGTAACTCTGCAGCAGACAAACTAGCTGTAGCTGACCGTACAGACAACATGGTTGCATACGCTGGTCAATTCGAAAACCTAGGCGTTAAAGCAAGCTACCGTTTTGCTGATCAAGAAACTAATGCAAATGGTTTCACTGATAACAAACAAGACGGTTACTCACTATCTGCTATCTATGCAATCGGTGATACTGGTCTTCAGCTAGGTGCTGGCTATGCAGACCAAAACAAGAGCAACGAGTACATGGCTGCGGCATCTTACTCAATTGCAGATTTCTACATCGCTGGTCTATTCACTGACGGTGAAAAGAACTTTGATGATGTTAACCTAGCAAGCTCAAACTTCGCTGGTGTTCAAGATTACACTGGTTACGAAGTTGCAGCAGCTTACACACTAGGCCAAACAGTGTTCACAACTACGTACAACAGTGCAGAAACTGCAAATGACACTTCTGCAAACAACGTAGCGCTTGATGCAACTTACTACTTCAAGCCTAACTTCCGCACTTACATTTCATACAACTTCAACCTACTTGACGAAAGCGACAAGCTAGGTACTGGTACTGTAGGTAAAGTAGCTGCTGAAGACGAACTAGCTCTAGGTCTACGTTACGACTTCTAA
- the dacB gene encoding serine-type D-Ala-D-Ala carboxypeptidase, with protein sequence MRYQLRSTLLVTLSALSLQVSATSPIDKLPQGSRVNLLIQDLNNRNLSHSTGNTDQFFPPASTLKVVTALAAKLELGDEFHYQTELSKVGNDLVIKFSGDPTLTTDDLANMLKMAKENGLKSISGDIWLDNSAFTGYDRAVGWPWDILGVCYSAPASAITLDKNCAQASIYTKDNGQTRVFVPQHYPIHVTTSAQTVTKAGQESTQCDLELVTTPDNHYELQGCLVSRSKPLPLKFAIQNPALYAQRMIYTQLNRLDIDLHGEVKIGTPEGRRYKTLAIHRSAALPQLLDIMLKKSDNLIADSLTRTIGAQFYIQPGSFKNGTQAIKQVIFANTGIDLEQAQMADGSGLSRNNRFNSKDMAAILQYIWQNDNRLHLIEHLPTSGQNGTLQYRSSMRKSPIKGQLIAKSGSLYGSYNMAGYGLDQTGKPSSLFVQFVTDYHPKKQSNAKPVAAPIVQFETLFYQDVIKFSQTISKK encoded by the coding sequence ATGAGATACCAGCTACGTTCCACATTACTTGTGACTCTCTCTGCTCTTTCACTACAGGTAAGTGCGACCAGCCCTATTGACAAACTCCCTCAAGGTTCTCGAGTTAACTTGCTGATTCAAGACTTAAATAATCGTAATTTGTCACACAGCACAGGTAATACTGATCAATTTTTCCCACCAGCAAGTACTTTAAAGGTAGTTACTGCTTTAGCTGCGAAACTTGAATTAGGTGATGAATTTCATTACCAAACAGAGCTATCCAAAGTCGGTAATGATTTAGTGATAAAATTCAGTGGTGATCCAACATTAACCACTGATGATTTGGCCAATATGTTAAAAATGGCCAAAGAGAATGGATTAAAAAGTATCTCGGGCGATATTTGGTTAGATAATTCGGCCTTTACTGGGTACGACCGCGCAGTTGGGTGGCCTTGGGATATTCTAGGCGTATGCTACAGTGCACCAGCCAGTGCAATTACATTAGACAAAAATTGCGCTCAAGCCTCGATTTATACCAAGGACAATGGTCAGACTCGCGTCTTTGTTCCGCAGCATTACCCTATTCATGTCACAACATCAGCTCAAACAGTCACTAAAGCAGGTCAAGAAAGTACACAATGTGACCTTGAACTGGTAACCACGCCAGATAATCATTATGAGTTGCAAGGCTGCCTTGTTTCCCGCAGCAAACCTTTGCCGTTGAAATTCGCGATTCAAAACCCAGCTTTGTATGCACAACGTATGATCTATACCCAATTGAATCGACTTGATATCGATCTCCACGGAGAGGTTAAGATTGGCACCCCAGAAGGTCGACGTTATAAAACTTTAGCCATTCACCGTTCTGCCGCTCTGCCTCAACTGCTAGATATCATGTTGAAAAAATCAGATAACCTCATCGCTGATAGCCTAACTCGAACAATTGGCGCACAATTTTATATTCAACCGGGTAGCTTCAAAAATGGCACACAAGCGATCAAACAGGTCATTTTTGCCAATACCGGGATTGATTTAGAGCAAGCGCAAATGGCGGATGGCTCTGGTTTGTCACGTAATAACCGTTTCAATAGCAAAGACATGGCGGCCATTTTGCAGTATATCTGGCAAAACGATAACCGACTTCACCTTATTGAGCACCTCCCCACTTCTGGGCAAAATGGTACGCTTCAGTATCGCAGTAGCATGAGAAAATCCCCCATCAAAGGACAACTCATCGCGAAAAGTGGGTCTTTGTACGGCAGTTACAACATGGCGGGTTACGGCTTAGATCAAACGGGCAAGCCAAGCTCGTTATTTGTCCAATTTGTCACTGATTATCATCCCAAAAAACAGAGCAACGCCAAACCTGTCGCTGCTCCTATTGTCCAATTTGAGACGTTGTTTTATCAAGATGTTATTAAATTCAGTCAAACTATCTCTAAGAAATAG
- a CDS encoding YbaN family protein, protein MKNIERRAYIKRKGYICIGWTCVILGLIGITVPLLPTVPFILLALYCFGSASPKFQNWLLNHATLGPIAQRLKNKEGLTIKEKTHSLIMIWLSMGSVFYFIALGTHWQYAIAALLLFETWFILRFKTCTKKAP, encoded by the coding sequence ATGAAAAATATCGAGCGACGTGCTTACATCAAGCGTAAAGGCTATATCTGTATCGGTTGGACATGCGTTATTCTTGGTTTGATTGGAATAACTGTTCCCTTACTTCCAACCGTTCCTTTTATCTTACTGGCACTTTACTGCTTTGGTTCTGCATCTCCTAAATTCCAAAACTGGCTACTTAACCACGCAACACTCGGGCCTATAGCTCAACGTCTAAAAAATAAAGAAGGGTTAACGATCAAGGAGAAAACCCACTCCTTAATTATGATATGGCTCTCCATGGGCAGTGTATTTTACTTCATTGCGTTAGGGACACATTGGCAATACGCCATTGCCGCACTATTACTGTTCGAAACTTGGTTTATCTTACGCTTTAAAACATGCACAAAAAAAGCGCCATAA
- the glmM gene encoding phosphoglucosamine mutase: protein MSNKRRYFGTDGVRGKVGQYPITPDFVLKLGWAAGRVLAKQGTKKVIIGKDTRISGYMLESALEAGLAAAGLKATFTGPMPTPAVAYLTQTFRAEAGIVISASHNPYYDNGIKFFSSEGTKLPDDIELAIEAELDKEIECVESAMLGKASRLNDAAGRYIEFCKSTFPSALSLAGIKVVVDCANGATYHIAPSVFKELGAEVIPMGIEPNGLNINDEVGATDVRTLQKRVVEEKAHLGLAFDGDGDRIIMVDHLGNKVDGDQIAYIIARDAQRRGELKGGVVGTLMTNLGMENGLKELGIPFVRAAVGDRYVMEKLLENNWTIGAENSGHVILLDKVTTGDAIVAALQVLASVVGSKTSLHELSKGMTLYPQVLENVRFSGGSNPMEAEAVTVAIAQVEAELGDKGRVLLRKSGTEPLIRVMVEGEDAQLVQNSALKIADAVKSSC, encoded by the coding sequence ATGTCTAATAAAAGACGTTATTTTGGTACAGATGGAGTTCGTGGCAAAGTAGGCCAATATCCAATTACTCCTGACTTTGTACTTAAGCTTGGTTGGGCTGCTGGACGTGTGCTGGCGAAACAGGGCACAAAGAAGGTTATTATTGGTAAGGATACTCGCATATCCGGTTATATGTTGGAGTCTGCTCTTGAGGCGGGTTTGGCTGCTGCAGGACTAAAAGCAACTTTTACCGGTCCAATGCCAACACCAGCGGTTGCGTACCTAACGCAAACATTCCGTGCTGAAGCCGGAATTGTTATATCTGCATCTCACAATCCTTATTACGACAACGGCATCAAATTTTTCTCCTCGGAAGGCACTAAGTTACCCGATGATATTGAGCTAGCGATAGAAGCTGAGCTGGATAAAGAGATTGAATGTGTCGAGTCTGCAATGTTAGGTAAGGCATCTCGCTTAAATGATGCTGCTGGCCGTTATATTGAATTTTGTAAAAGTACCTTCCCATCAGCATTGAGTCTTGCGGGGATCAAAGTCGTGGTTGACTGTGCCAATGGTGCGACTTATCACATCGCACCAAGTGTTTTCAAAGAGCTAGGTGCAGAAGTTATCCCTATGGGTATTGAACCAAATGGTTTAAATATCAATGATGAAGTTGGCGCTACAGATGTCCGTACTTTACAAAAACGTGTGGTTGAAGAAAAAGCACATCTTGGCTTAGCTTTTGATGGTGATGGCGACCGCATTATTATGGTTGATCATCTTGGAAATAAAGTCGATGGGGACCAAATTGCGTATATCATCGCACGTGATGCCCAACGTCGTGGTGAGTTGAAAGGTGGTGTTGTTGGTACACTGATGACCAACTTAGGTATGGAAAATGGCCTAAAAGAATTAGGCATCCCGTTTGTACGCGCCGCTGTTGGTGACCGCTATGTGATGGAAAAGTTATTAGAGAATAACTGGACAATCGGTGCTGAAAACTCTGGCCACGTTATTTTATTGGATAAGGTAACCACAGGTGATGCAATTGTCGCAGCACTTCAAGTCCTTGCTTCTGTTGTCGGCAGTAAAACATCATTGCATGAGCTATCGAAAGGCATGACGCTATACCCGCAAGTTTTAGAAAATGTGCGCTTTTCTGGTGGAAGTAATCCAATGGAAGCTGAAGCGGTAACAGTAGCTATTGCACAAGTTGAAGCTGAATTAGGCGATAAAGGACGTGTATTGTTGCGCAAATCAGGAACTGAACCATTGATCCGAGTAATGGTTGAAGGTGAAGATGCACAACTAGTACAAAATTCAGCGTTAAAAATCGCTGATGCTGTTAAATCAAGCTGTTAG
- the yhbY gene encoding ribosome assembly RNA-binding protein YhbY gives MNLSTKQKQHLKGLAHNLKPVVLLGANGLTEAVLAEIEIALNHHELIKVKVAAEDRETKNLIIEAIVRETEAEKVQVIGKVLVLYRPSEERKIELPRK, from the coding sequence ATGAACCTAAGCACAAAACAAAAGCAGCACTTGAAAGGCCTAGCACACAATTTAAAACCTGTCGTGCTACTCGGCGCTAATGGACTAACCGAGGCCGTTCTTGCAGAAATCGAAATCGCACTCAACCATCATGAGCTAATCAAAGTCAAAGTTGCAGCAGAAGATCGCGAAACAAAAAACCTGATTATCGAAGCCATTGTGCGCGAAACTGAAGCAGAAAAAGTGCAAGTTATCGGTAAAGTATTGGTGTTATACCGCCCTTCCGAAGAACGTAAAATTGAGCTACCTCGCAAATAG
- the ftsH gene encoding ATP-dependent zinc metalloprotease FtsH, protein MAKNLILWLVIAVVLMSVFQSFGPGDSNGRAVDYTTFVQEVGQGQIQEATFKEGEITFTRRGGGGRYVTYMPVYDQKLLDDLINQNVKVQGTPPEEQSLLGSIFISWFPMILLIGVWIFFMRQMQGGGGKGAMSFGKSKARMMSEEQIKTTFADVAGCDEAKEDVKELVDYLRDPSRFQKLGGKIPTGVLMVGPPGTGKTLLAKAIAGEAKVPFFTISGSDFVEMFVGVGASRVRDMFEQAKKASPCIIFIDEIDAVGRQRGAGVGGGHDEREQTLNQMLVEMDGFEGNEGIIVIAATNRPDVLDPALLRPGRFDRQVVVGLPDVRGREQILKVHMRKVPLAGDVEPSLIARGTPGFSGADLANLVNEAALFAARGNKRNVSMVEFELAKDKIMMGAERRSMVLSEETKESTAYHEAGHAIVGRLVPEHDPVYKVSIIPRGRALGVTMYLPEQDRVSMSRQHLESMISSLYGGRLAEELIYGADKVSTGASNDIERATDIARKMVTQWGFSEKLGPLLYAEDEGEVFLGRSVTQTKHVSDDTAKLIDDEVRKIIDRNYDRAKKILEENMDIMHAMKDALVKYETIDAGQIDDLMERKTDIREPAGWGDNQNGTPKSEVKEDVKVEEDKAEPENNETSAPQEATSNESADKKDAE, encoded by the coding sequence ATGGCAAAAAATTTAATTCTGTGGCTTGTGATTGCCGTCGTTTTGATGTCGGTTTTCCAGAGTTTTGGACCTGGAGATAGCAACGGCAGAGCGGTTGATTATACAACCTTTGTACAGGAAGTTGGCCAAGGCCAGATTCAGGAAGCAACGTTCAAAGAAGGTGAAATTACATTCACTCGACGTGGTGGTGGTGGCCGTTATGTTACTTACATGCCAGTGTATGATCAGAAGCTTCTAGACGATTTAATTAACCAGAATGTAAAAGTTCAAGGAACGCCTCCTGAAGAGCAAAGTTTACTTGGCAGTATTTTCATTTCTTGGTTCCCAATGATCTTACTGATTGGTGTTTGGATATTCTTCATGCGCCAAATGCAAGGCGGTGGCGGTAAAGGTGCCATGTCTTTTGGTAAGAGCAAAGCTCGTATGATGAGCGAAGAACAAATCAAAACAACCTTTGCTGACGTAGCGGGTTGTGATGAAGCTAAAGAAGATGTGAAAGAGCTAGTGGATTACCTACGCGATCCAAGCCGTTTCCAAAAGCTAGGCGGTAAAATTCCGACTGGTGTGTTGATGGTTGGTCCTCCTGGTACTGGTAAAACGCTGCTTGCAAAAGCTATTGCGGGTGAAGCAAAAGTTCCATTCTTTACTATTTCTGGTTCAGACTTTGTTGAAATGTTTGTGGGTGTTGGTGCTTCGCGTGTGCGTGATATGTTTGAGCAAGCGAAGAAAGCCTCTCCATGTATCATTTTTATTGATGAGATTGACGCCGTAGGTCGCCAACGTGGTGCTGGTGTTGGAGGTGGTCATGATGAGCGTGAACAAACACTAAACCAAATGCTAGTAGAAATGGATGGTTTTGAAGGCAATGAAGGTATTATTGTCATCGCTGCAACTAACCGCCCTGATGTACTTGACCCTGCACTTTTACGTCCTGGTCGTTTTGACCGCCAAGTAGTCGTAGGTCTGCCAGATGTGCGTGGTCGTGAGCAGATCTTGAAAGTTCATATGCGTAAAGTACCGCTAGCGGGTGATGTAGAGCCTTCTCTAATCGCACGTGGTACACCTGGTTTCTCGGGTGCGGATCTTGCCAACCTAGTTAACGAAGCCGCACTATTTGCTGCACGCGGTAATAAGCGTAATGTTTCGATGGTTGAGTTTGAACTGGCAAAAGATAAGATCATGATGGGGGCTGAACGTCGTTCTATGGTGCTTTCTGAAGAAACCAAAGAATCAACAGCATACCATGAAGCAGGTCACGCGATTGTTGGTCGCTTAGTACCTGAACATGATCCTGTATACAAAGTCTCGATCATTCCACGTGGCCGCGCGTTGGGTGTGACTATGTACTTACCAGAGCAAGACCGTGTCAGTATGTCTCGTCAACATCTAGAATCGATGATTTCGAGCCTATATGGTGGTCGTCTAGCAGAAGAACTTATCTACGGTGCAGATAAAGTATCCACTGGTGCGTCAAACGATATCGAACGTGCAACAGATATAGCACGTAAGATGGTGACTCAGTGGGGCTTCTCTGAAAAACTAGGTCCGCTACTTTACGCTGAAGATGAAGGTGAAGTATTCCTTGGTCGTAGCGTAACCCAGACTAAGCATGTCTCTGACGATACTGCGAAGCTAATCGATGACGAAGTCCGTAAGATTATCGATCGCAACTATGACCGCGCGAAGAAAATCCTAGAAGAAAACATGGATATCATGCACGCGATGAAAGATGCGCTAGTGAAATACGAGACTATCGACGCAGGTCAGATTGATGATTTGATGGAGCGAAAAACGGATATTCGTGAACCGGCTGGATGGGGAGACAATCAAAATGGAACTCCTAAATCAGAAGTGAAGGAAGACGTTAAAGTTGAAGAGGATAAAGCTGAGCCCGAAAATAACGAAACCTCAGCACCTCAAGAAGCCACATCAAATGAGTCTGCTGATAAAAAAGACGCAGAATAA
- a CDS encoding magnesium transporter: MTVMSNTYIENCAHFSHEEISAARNAFLQYAQEQQLHLLTVMPIEEAVAILNHCSVGFVQELIYQLEALGHDSLARHYAHQLGFIYSEVETPQGYLSTSVFEHVRQRIGWIIALALLGIVSGLIISHYENTLSQLVLLAIYMPVIAAAGGNTGSQAATLVIRSLATGELKKRQWLRVFWKESRVALCLALAISVVIIGRILLFSDPDSAGGFDIETVALAVAVALFIQVTMSTVLGGLLPILARVMKLDPAVLVSPVLASIVDISGMWVYFSVVNYFLEIV; the protein is encoded by the coding sequence ATGACGGTAATGAGCAATACATACATTGAAAACTGCGCACACTTTTCTCATGAAGAAATTAGTGCTGCGAGAAATGCATTTTTACAGTATGCACAAGAACAACAGTTACATTTGCTGACAGTGATGCCGATTGAAGAGGCCGTTGCAATACTCAATCACTGCTCAGTTGGGTTTGTCCAAGAGTTGATTTATCAGTTGGAAGCGTTAGGCCATGATAGTTTGGCAAGGCACTATGCCCATCAGTTGGGATTTATTTATTCAGAAGTAGAGACTCCGCAAGGATATTTATCAACGTCAGTATTCGAACATGTTAGGCAGCGTATCGGTTGGATCATTGCACTTGCTTTGCTTGGCATAGTATCCGGTTTAATTATTTCTCATTATGAAAATACGTTAAGCCAATTGGTTTTACTCGCGATTTATATGCCAGTGATTGCTGCTGCCGGAGGTAATACGGGAAGCCAAGCTGCCACGCTAGTTATACGATCATTAGCAACAGGGGAGCTTAAAAAACGCCAATGGTTGAGGGTGTTTTGGAAAGAAAGTCGTGTAGCTTTGTGTCTAGCTCTTGCAATTTCCGTCGTCATCATCGGCCGGATTTTACTATTTAGCGACCCTGATTCTGCGGGAGGGTTCGATATTGAAACGGTTGCATTGGCAGTTGCTGTTGCATTATTTATTCAGGTTACGATGTCAACGGTACTCGGTGGACTCTTGCCAATACTGGCACGTGTAATGAAGTTGGACCCAGCCGTATTGGTGAGCCCAGTTCTTGCGTCGATTGTCGATATTTCGGGTATGTGGGTCTACTTTTCAGTCGTTAACTATTTCTTAGAGATAGTTTGA
- the folP gene encoding dihydropteroate synthase, giving the protein MLIYANGKQLDLSSPQVMGILNITPDSFSDGGKFNALDSALHRVKAMIDAGVAIIDIGGESTRPGAPEVTLEEELMRVIPVIKAIRSQYDVWISVDTSKAEVMRQAIEAGVDIINDVRALREPGALEVAAQSGLPVCLMHMKGQPRTMQANPQYTDLLAEVEEFLSERVAACEAVGIKREQLILDPGFGFGKTLEHNYQMLAHLEQFHQFNMPILAGMSRKSMLFKLLNKAPSDCIAASVATATIAAQKGAQIIRVHDFEETIDALKVVAKMKMNS; this is encoded by the coding sequence ATGTTGATCTATGCAAATGGTAAGCAACTTGACTTGAGTAGTCCCCAAGTCATGGGAATTCTCAATATTACGCCAGACTCTTTTTCTGATGGTGGTAAATTTAACGCCTTAGATAGTGCTTTGCATCGTGTGAAGGCAATGATAGATGCAGGTGTGGCTATTATTGACATTGGTGGTGAATCAACCCGCCCTGGCGCGCCAGAGGTTACGCTTGAAGAAGAGCTTATGCGGGTTATTCCAGTCATCAAAGCCATACGAAGCCAATATGATGTTTGGATTTCAGTAGACACAAGTAAAGCTGAAGTAATGCGTCAGGCAATTGAAGCCGGCGTTGATATTATTAATGATGTCCGAGCGTTAAGAGAGCCTGGTGCTTTGGAGGTTGCAGCTCAGTCTGGATTACCTGTCTGTTTAATGCATATGAAAGGACAGCCTCGTACGATGCAAGCAAATCCGCAGTACACAGACTTGTTAGCTGAAGTTGAAGAGTTTTTGTCTGAACGGGTTGCTGCGTGTGAAGCTGTAGGGATCAAACGTGAGCAGCTCATTCTTGACCCGGGCTTTGGCTTCGGTAAAACCTTAGAGCACAATTATCAGATGCTTGCACATCTTGAGCAGTTTCATCAATTTAATATGCCGATTTTAGCGGGCATGTCTCGTAAATCGATGCTCTTTAAATTGCTTAATAAGGCCCCTTCGGACTGTATTGCTGCTAGTGTTGCTACAGCGACGATTGCGGCGCAAAAAGGTGCTCAAATAATTCGAGTACATGATTTTGAAGAAACCATCGACGCACTAAAAGTTGTTGCTAAGATGAAAATGAATAGTTAG
- the rlmE gene encoding 23S rRNA (uridine(2552)-2'-O)-methyltransferase RlmE — MSKQKHSASSGRWLKEHFDDKYVNEAKKKGYRSRAIFKIEEIQNKDKLLQPGMTVVDLGAAPGGWSQYAAKIVGDEGQVIACDILPMDSIAGVAFLQGDFREEAVLDALLDRIQPDMVDIVMSDMAPNMAGNLSVDQPRAMYLVELALDMCRQVLAPDGSFVVKVFQGEGFDQYVKDVRDMFKVVKIRKPDSSRARSREVYIVATGYKG, encoded by the coding sequence ATGAGTAAACAGAAACATTCAGCCAGTTCTGGCCGTTGGCTCAAAGAGCATTTTGATGATAAATACGTAAACGAAGCGAAGAAAAAAGGCTATCGTTCTCGAGCAATATTTAAAATCGAAGAGATTCAGAACAAAGATAAGTTGCTACAACCTGGAATGACCGTTGTCGATCTAGGTGCGGCACCTGGTGGCTGGTCACAATACGCAGCAAAAATTGTAGGCGATGAAGGGCAGGTTATTGCATGCGACATCTTACCTATGGACTCAATTGCTGGCGTAGCGTTTCTCCAAGGTGATTTCCGTGAAGAAGCAGTACTTGATGCACTATTAGATCGCATTCAACCAGATATGGTTGATATTGTGATGTCTGATATGGCACCAAATATGGCAGGAAATTTATCGGTCGATCAACCTCGTGCTATGTATCTTGTTGAACTAGCATTAGATATGTGTCGACAAGTTCTGGCTCCTGATGGTAGCTTTGTCGTCAAAGTATTTCAGGGCGAAGGCTTTGATCAATACGTAAAAGATGTTCGCGACATGTTTAAAGTTGTGAAAATTCGAAAACCAGATTCTTCAAGAGCACGTTCTCGAGAAGTTTACATTGTAGCCACTGGTTACAAAGGTTAA
- the greA gene encoding transcription elongation factor GreA has translation MEKVPMTVRGEQQLREELDRLLKLRPKISEAIAEARELGDLKENAEYHAAREEQGICEAQIRDIEYKLSVAQVIDVTKMDNTGKVIFGTTVTLIDVDTDEEKTYQIVGDHEADIKQGRISVSSPMARGLIGKMEGDEVSIVTPGGAKDYDIDKVEYL, from the coding sequence ATGGAAAAAGTTCCAATGACTGTACGTGGCGAACAGCAGCTGCGTGAAGAGTTAGACAGACTGCTAAAGCTTCGTCCAAAGATTTCTGAAGCGATTGCTGAAGCTCGTGAACTTGGTGATCTGAAAGAAAATGCAGAGTACCATGCTGCGCGCGAAGAGCAGGGGATTTGTGAAGCCCAGATTCGTGATATTGAGTACAAGCTTTCAGTAGCCCAAGTTATCGATGTCACTAAAATGGACAATACAGGCAAAGTGATTTTTGGTACAACGGTTACTCTCATTGATGTTGATACAGATGAAGAAAAAACGTATCAAATCGTGGGTGATCATGAAGCCGATATTAAACAGGGACGCATCTCTGTTAGTTCCCCAATGGCTCGTGGGTTGATTGGTAAAATGGAAGGTGATGAAGTTTCTATCGTCACACCAGGTGGTGCTAAAGACTACGATATTGATAAAGTAGAATATCTATAA